The Anopheles arabiensis isolate DONGOLA unplaced genomic scaffold, AaraD3 Autosomal_pericentromeric_contig0019, whole genome shotgun sequence genome has a window encoding:
- the LOC120908316 gene encoding uncharacterized protein LOC120908316 encodes MSFLHETTAPRRTINTANLEGTSREPVVISTAPATAASCSSTASTTATTTATTSSTGSSSGMLEGRTASKGRKRKFSETTRSSQISECLTAIQSIANTATAAAPCTKARALGNFVEAQVATFEDKHPEFCAKLIRSITTVMNDQIDQFYVDQHASSMHDHAYL; translated from the exons ATGTCGTTTCTACATGAAACGACAGCTCCACGTCGTACAATCAATACT GCAAATCTTGAAGGAACTTCTCGGGAACCTGTTGTTATCTCGACCGCTCCTGCAACCGCCGCTTCATGCAGTTCAACTGCCTCAACAACAGCCACGACAACTGCCACAACATCCTCCACTGGCTCCTCTAGTGGCATGCTAGAGGGTCGCACAGCGTCCAAAGGacgcaaaagaaaatttaGTGAAACGACTCGATCAAGTCAAATTAGCGAATGCTTGACAGCCATTCAAAGCATTGCtaatactgctactgctgctgcaccttgcACTAAAGCCAGGGCTCTGGGCAACTTTGTAGAGGCACAAGTTGCCACCTTCGAAGATAAACATCCAGAGTTCTGTGCTAAACTGATCAGGTCCATAACGACGGTCATGAATGATcaaattgatcaattttatGTGGACCAACATGCCTCCTCGATGCATGATCATGCATATCTGTAG